One part of the Vidua macroura isolate BioBank_ID:100142 chromosome 14, ASM2450914v1, whole genome shotgun sequence genome encodes these proteins:
- the LOC128814561 gene encoding uncharacterized protein LOC128814561: MPLPSFERGSIPHLLLLLLLQRVSPASTSLRRLGDTAAAESQPEATSAGAETPPAPAPAPAPASELSAPPPAPPVIAPAAAAAPPVPAADPSTAVGSAAPVVPLAGSEPVPDASCDDIEDPQPAAPADDLPAPAPPPTSAVMRASPPAPAPAPAPLVPAAPPPPAAFAGSPGAASSSEQQQPGAALERTPPFPISPGSPPSLFSAAGAPRQLLAAAAKVKLFCFRIQQFSVSALRRTFEDVKINVSNQWTPSPENQLFGLEI; encoded by the exons ctgcagcgtgTGAGCCCCGCCTCCACGTCCCTTCGGAGG CTGGGAGACACAGCCGCCGCTGAGAGCCAGCCTGAAGCCACCTCGGCAGGGGCGGAGACGCCGCCTGCGCCGGCTCCCGCGCCGGCCCCTGCCTCGGAGTTGTCAGCCCCGCCTCCGGCACCGCCCGTCATCGCtcccgcggcggcggctgcgcccCCTGTGCCAGCGGCTGATCCCTCCACAGCGGTCGGTTCCGCCGCGCCGGTGGTCCCGCTCGCCGGCTCGGAGCCTGTTCCCGATGCGAGCTGTGATGATATAGAAGACCCCCAGCCTGCGGCGCCGGCCGATGACCTCCCCGCGCCGGCTCCGCCGCCGACATCGGCTGTGATGCGCGCCTCGCCGCCCGCACCggcccccgcgccggccccgctggtcccggctgccccgccgcctcccgcggcTTTCGCCGGGTCGCCAggcgctgccagcagcagcgagcagcagcagcctggggccgCGTTGGAGCGGACCCCGCCGTTTCCAATCAGCCCggggtcccctcccagcctgttctctgctgctggcgCTCCTCGGCAGCTCCTTGCAGCTGCCGCGAAAGTGAAA ttgttttgtttcaggattcagcagttctctgtttcagcattgAGAAGGACTTTTGAGGATGTCAAGATCAACGTTTCCAATCAATGGACACCTTCTCCCGAGAATCAGTTGTTTGGACTTGAAATTTGa